One Tenacibaculum sp. MAR_2010_89 DNA window includes the following coding sequences:
- the rsmH gene encoding 16S rRNA (cytosine(1402)-N(4))-methyltransferase RsmH, producing MNYHSPVLLKESVDALDIKEDGVYVDVTFGGGGHSREILSRLGENGRLFAFDQDPDAHANKIEDDRFVLIGENFRFISRFLRFYGVKKVDGVLADLGVSSHQFDAAERGFSTRFDADLDMRMDQKSKLSARKIINTYGEQELSDVLFLYGELRNAKVLAKTIVEAREVEEVKTSFQLKEVLQRFLPKAKEHKILAQIFQAIRIEVNQELEVLKEFLQQMPQLLNEEGRLSVIAYHSLEDRLVKRFIRTGLFSGEPEKDFFGNISVPLKKVGKLIVPTREEIKENNRARSAKLRIATLK from the coding sequence ATGAATTATCATAGTCCAGTATTATTGAAGGAAAGTGTGGATGCGCTTGATATAAAAGAAGATGGTGTTTATGTGGATGTTACATTTGGTGGAGGTGGTCATTCACGGGAGATTTTGAGTCGCTTGGGAGAGAATGGGAGGTTGTTTGCTTTTGATCAAGATCCAGATGCACATGCTAATAAAATTGAAGATGACCGATTTGTATTGATAGGCGAGAATTTTAGATTTATATCTAGGTTTTTGAGGTTTTATGGAGTGAAGAAGGTTGATGGTGTTTTGGCTGATTTGGGGGTTTCTTCTCATCAGTTCGATGCTGCTGAAAGAGGTTTTTCAACAAGGTTCGATGCTGATTTGGATATGAGGATGGATCAGAAGTCAAAGCTTTCAGCTAGGAAAATTATAAATACTTACGGAGAGCAAGAGTTGTCTGATGTTTTGTTTTTGTATGGAGAGCTTAGAAATGCTAAGGTATTGGCTAAAACAATAGTTGAGGCTAGAGAGGTAGAAGAAGTGAAAACAAGTTTTCAATTAAAAGAGGTTTTACAAAGGTTTCTTCCTAAGGCGAAAGAGCATAAGATATTGGCTCAAATATTTCAAGCTATTCGTATAGAAGTAAATCAAGAACTAGAGGTGTTAAAGGAGTTTTTGCAGCAAATGCCGCAGTTGTTAAATGAGGAAGGACGATTAAGTGTAATAGCATATCATTCTTTAGAGGATAGGTTGGTTAAGCGCTTTATTAGAACTGGATTGTTTAGTGGTGAGCCTGAGAAAGATTTTTTTGGAAACATAAGTGTTCCTTTAAAAAAGGTGGGGAAGTTAATTGTGCCTACTAGAGAAGAGATAAAAGAGAATAATAGGGCTAGGAGTGCTAAGTTAAGGATAGCAACGCTAAAATAG
- the mraZ gene encoding division/cell wall cluster transcriptional repressor MraZ gives MVNLIGTYECKMDAKGRLMMSSAFKKQLSSVLQDGFVVKRSVFQSCLELYPMKEWSLMMGKVNKLNRFVKKNNDFIRRFTAGVKIVEVDASGRILIPKDLCQFAGLSKELVLSSAVNIIEIWDKVEYEKVIDEAVVDFADLAEEVMGNTEVDELS, from the coding sequence GTGGTAAACCTAATTGGGACATATGAGTGTAAGATGGATGCTAAAGGAAGGTTGATGATGTCATCGGCTTTTAAGAAGCAATTATCATCAGTGTTACAAGATGGTTTTGTTGTTAAACGTTCTGTTTTTCAGTCATGTTTGGAGTTGTATCCGATGAAAGAGTGGAGTTTGATGATGGGTAAAGTGAATAAGTTGAATCGTTTTGTTAAAAAGAATAATGATTTCATAAGGAGATTTACTGCGGGGGTAAAGATAGTGGAGGTTGACGCTTCTGGGAGGATTTTAATCCCGAAAGATTTATGTCAGTTTGCAGGTTTGAGTAAAGAGCTTGTCTTGTCTTCTGCTGTTAATATTATTGAGATTTGGGATAAAGTAGAGTACGAAAAAGTAATAGATGAAGCTGTTGTTGATTTTGCAGATTTGGCAGAAGAGGTGATGGGAAATACAGAGGTAGATGAATTATCATAG
- a CDS encoding RluA family pseudouridine synthase — MHSTKETLEVLHEDNHLIIVNKRSGDITQGDKTGDKPLSDVVKEYIKKKYNKPGNVFLGTVHRLDRPTSGVIIYARTSKALERLNKMLRDKTIKKTYWAVVKQQPKKESNTLINYLKKNPKNNKSSAYDKEIKESKKAILHYKTIKRLDNYSLLEIDLETGRHHQIRVQLSNIGSPIKGDLKYGFNRSNKDGSIHLHARKIEFIHPVNNDFIKVVAPTPKDSIWDACM; from the coding sequence ATGCATTCAACCAAAGAAACCCTTGAAGTTTTACACGAAGACAATCATTTAATAATTGTTAATAAACGTTCTGGAGACATTACTCAAGGTGATAAAACTGGAGACAAACCTCTAAGCGATGTTGTTAAAGAATACATTAAAAAGAAATATAACAAACCTGGAAATGTATTTTTAGGAACGGTTCATCGGTTAGATAGACCTACTTCTGGTGTAATTATTTATGCTCGCACTTCGAAAGCTTTAGAGCGATTAAATAAAATGTTACGTGATAAAACCATAAAAAAAACATACTGGGCAGTTGTAAAACAACAACCAAAAAAAGAAAGTAACACTTTAATTAATTACCTTAAAAAAAATCCAAAGAACAATAAATCTTCAGCATACGATAAAGAAATTAAGGAAAGCAAAAAAGCTATACTTCATTATAAGACCATTAAGCGTTTAGACAATTACTCTTTATTAGAAATTGATTTAGAAACTGGTCGACACCATCAAATTAGGGTGCAACTTTCAAACATTGGAAGCCCTATAAAAGGAGATTTAAAATACGGATTTAACAGAAGTAATAAAGATGGAAGTATTCATTTACATGCACGAAAAATTGAGTTCATTCATCCTGTAAATAACGATTTTATTAAAGTTGTAGCACCTACACCTAAAGATTCAATTTGGGATGCTTGTATGTAA
- a CDS encoding alkane 1-monooxygenase, whose translation MKAFKYLSILVLPLTVYISFTQNGLFTFLPLITFFGLVPFLELFFSPDKKNLTQDQEDIEKENKIYTGILYFTVPLQLFFLGWFFIIMQDPNLTFTDTIGRVFAMGLMCGVIGINVGHELGHRNNRFDEFLGEVLLLTSLNTHFLPYHNAGHHFNVATPKDAATARKNEIIYLFWFRSHFQSYYQAWKTESIRLKNSEKSWFHYQNRMLIYTFCNIILLGSLFFFLGLKMLLIFLITAIIGILLLETVNYIEHYGLLRKKNERGRYERVKRTHSWNSDHVIGKTMLFNLSRHSDHHYNGSKHYQLLKSLPESPQMPTGYPGMMLLALFPPLWFKLMNKKLEEL comes from the coding sequence ATGAAAGCCTTCAAGTATTTATCTATTTTAGTTTTACCACTAACAGTATATATTTCTTTTACACAAAATGGCTTATTTACTTTTTTACCACTAATTACATTTTTTGGGCTTGTACCTTTTTTGGAACTTTTTTTTTCTCCAGATAAAAAAAACCTCACACAAGATCAAGAAGATATAGAAAAAGAAAATAAGATATATACTGGCATCTTATACTTCACCGTTCCTTTACAGTTATTCTTTTTAGGATGGTTCTTTATTATAATGCAAGATCCTAACCTTACATTTACAGATACTATTGGTAGAGTTTTTGCTATGGGATTAATGTGTGGTGTTATAGGTATCAATGTTGGCCATGAACTTGGTCATCGAAATAATAGGTTTGATGAATTTTTAGGAGAAGTTTTATTACTAACCTCTTTAAACACTCACTTTCTACCTTATCATAATGCAGGTCATCATTTTAATGTGGCAACCCCTAAAGACGCAGCTACTGCAAGAAAAAATGAAATAATTTACCTCTTTTGGTTTCGCTCTCATTTTCAAAGTTATTATCAGGCTTGGAAAACAGAAAGCATACGATTAAAAAACTCAGAAAAAAGCTGGTTTCACTATCAAAACAGAATGTTAATCTATACTTTTTGTAATATTATTTTACTAGGTAGCTTATTCTTTTTCTTAGGATTAAAAATGCTTCTTATATTTTTAATCACAGCAATAATAGGAATTTTATTACTTGAAACTGTAAACTATATTGAACATTACGGACTATTACGTAAGAAAAACGAAAGAGGAAGATATGAGCGCGTTAAAAGAACACATTCCTGGAACTCTGATCATGTAATCGGGAAAACAATGTTGTTTAATTTATCTCGACATTCAGATCATCATTATAATGGAAGTAAACATTACCAATTATTAAAATCATTACCGGAAAGTCCACAAATGCCTACGGGTTATCCTGGAATGATGCTACTAGCTCTATTTCCTCCATTATGGTTCAAATTAATGAATAAAAAACTAGAAGAACTCTAA
- a CDS encoding FtsL-like putative cell division protein, which produces MSKVRRSVYDVLRGSFLTDESAFKNWRILIFIVGLLLIMISSAHSADAKVVKIAELNREKRRLRAENVDTSTILMRMKLESSIRKKVKGKKLKPAKTPPKKIKVTLKKE; this is translated from the coding sequence ATGTCTAAAGTTAGAAGAAGTGTTTATGATGTTTTGAGGGGTAGTTTTCTTACTGATGAAAGTGCTTTTAAAAACTGGCGAATACTTATTTTTATAGTAGGATTGTTACTTATCATGATTTCAAGTGCGCATAGTGCAGATGCAAAGGTGGTAAAGATAGCGGAGTTGAATAGAGAAAAAAGACGGTTAAGGGCGGAAAATGTTGATACGAGTACTATTTTAATGCGGATGAAGTTAGAAAGTAGTATTCGTAAAAAGGTGAAAGGAAAAAAACTTAAGCCGGCAAAAACTCCCCCGAAAAAAATTAAAGTAACCTTAAAAAAAGAATAA
- a CDS encoding ABC transporter ATP-binding protein, protein MLQAINLSMCYGDKHALKDLNFSVAPGEIFCLLGQNGAGKTTTINIFLGLLKPTSGTATINNSSSLNNSNVRKNIAYIPEIVQLYRNLTGLENLNFFSQLAGFKYSEKELITFLNTVGLQEEAHRKKLATYSKGMRQKVGIAIALSKNAKYILMDEPTSGLDPKASFDFTEICKKLAKNGVGILMATHDIFNAVNVGSRIGIMKQGTIVHTAETSTINAQQLQELYIKTI, encoded by the coding sequence ATGCTACAAGCCATAAACCTATCTATGTGCTATGGGGATAAACATGCACTAAAAGATTTAAATTTTTCAGTAGCTCCAGGAGAAATATTTTGCCTACTAGGGCAAAATGGTGCTGGTAAAACAACCACCATTAATATTTTTTTAGGACTATTAAAACCAACGTCAGGAACCGCTACTATAAACAACAGCTCTTCTCTTAATAATAGTAACGTAAGAAAAAACATAGCTTATATACCTGAAATAGTTCAGTTATATAGAAATTTAACTGGGCTGGAGAATTTAAACTTCTTTAGTCAATTAGCTGGTTTTAAATATTCAGAAAAGGAGTTAATTACTTTTTTAAACACCGTTGGACTTCAAGAAGAGGCTCATCGAAAAAAGTTAGCTACTTATTCAAAAGGGATGCGTCAAAAAGTGGGTATTGCTATTGCATTATCTAAAAATGCTAAATATATTTTAATGGATGAGCCTACTTCTGGTTTAGACCCTAAAGCTTCTTTTGATTTTACAGAAATCTGCAAAAAACTTGCTAAAAATGGAGTAGGGATCCTTATGGCTACTCATGATATTTTTAATGCGGTAAATGTAGGTTCTAGAATAGGTATCATGAAACAAGGCACAATAGTTCATACAGCTGAAACTTCAACTATTAACGCACAACAATTACAAGAATTATACATCAAAACAATATAA
- a CDS encoding alpha/beta fold hydrolase — translation MTEFLKKEGKFTYAEAGEGTPIIVLHGLMGALSNFDATFSYLSKKGYKVIIPELPLYSLPLLKTNVKNLAKFIYEFIEFKNLKDVVLLGNSLGGHIALYYIKHYPKDIAALVLTGSSGLYENSMGNNYPRRGDKEFVRNKTRDVFYNPEIATDELVDQVYEVINDRNTLIRTLAIAKSAVRHNMANDLPNMEQPTCLIWGKQDTVTPPEVAEDFHRLLPNSDLYWIDKCGHAAMMETPEEFNRLLEEWLTKRNI, via the coding sequence ATGACTGAATTTTTAAAAAAAGAAGGCAAATTTACATACGCAGAAGCTGGAGAAGGAACACCGATCATCGTTTTACACGGGCTCATGGGAGCATTGAGTAATTTTGACGCAACTTTTAGCTATTTATCAAAAAAAGGATATAAGGTTATAATTCCTGAACTCCCTTTATATTCACTTCCTCTACTAAAAACAAACGTTAAAAATTTAGCTAAGTTTATATATGAATTTATTGAATTCAAAAACTTAAAAGATGTTGTTTTATTAGGTAATTCATTAGGAGGCCATATTGCTTTATACTATATTAAACACTATCCGAAAGACATTGCTGCCCTAGTTTTAACTGGTAGTTCTGGTTTATATGAAAATTCAATGGGGAATAATTACCCTAGACGTGGAGATAAAGAATTTGTTAGAAACAAAACTCGTGATGTTTTTTACAATCCTGAGATAGCAACTGATGAACTTGTTGATCAAGTTTATGAAGTTATTAATGATAGAAATACATTAATTAGAACATTAGCTATTGCAAAAAGCGCTGTAAGGCATAATATGGCGAATGATTTGCCAAATATGGAGCAACCAACATGTTTAATTTGGGGAAAACAAGATACAGTAACCCCTCCTGAAGTTGCTGAAGATTTCCATAGATTATTACCTAACTCTGATTTATATTGGATAGACAAATGTGGTCATGCAGCAATGATGGAGACACCTGAAGAGTTTAATCGTCTTTTAGAAGAGTGGTTAACAAAACGTAATATATAA
- a CDS encoding aldehyde dehydrogenase, producing MNIPQLIQHQRKFFTSQQTKDIAFRKNILKRLLKELIKREREIIKALYDDFKKPEYEAVMTEISIVISELRMTIKNIHSWSKPTRVLPSILNFPSSAKIYKEPYGTVLIIAPWNYPYQLAFSPLIGAIAAGNTIIVKPSELTPNTSKITKEIIENVFDINHVTVVEGGVPVAQELLAQRWDYIFFTGSVPVGKIVAKAAAEHLTPVTLELGGKSPCIVDDTANIKLAAKRIVWGKFINGGQTCIAPDYLLIHKTVKDSFVRYFKEEISKAYGDNPSESLDYPRIVNARNFDRLAKMLTNEKVLIGGKTNKDSNYISPTLLDEPSLDSECMKGEIFGPIFPVISYENENDIEKITSNYDKPLALYVFTNRNSFAKKIIKRYSFGGGTVNDTTVHFANNRLPFGGVGESGIGGYHGKQTFDTFSHKKGIVTRGTWLDIPTRYAPYKGKLKQLKALMKLG from the coding sequence ATGAACATCCCTCAACTTATTCAGCATCAAAGAAAATTCTTTACAAGCCAACAAACTAAAGATATAGCATTTAGAAAAAATATCTTAAAGCGCTTATTAAAAGAATTAATAAAAAGAGAACGTGAAATTATTAAAGCTTTGTACGATGATTTTAAAAAACCGGAATACGAAGCAGTAATGACTGAAATCTCTATTGTGATTTCTGAATTAAGGATGACTATTAAAAATATTCATTCTTGGAGTAAACCTACACGGGTTTTACCTTCTATTTTAAACTTTCCCTCTTCTGCTAAGATATACAAAGAACCTTATGGAACGGTTTTAATTATTGCTCCTTGGAATTACCCATATCAATTGGCTTTTTCTCCTTTAATTGGAGCTATAGCTGCTGGAAATACAATTATTGTAAAACCTTCAGAATTAACACCTAATACAAGTAAAATAACTAAAGAAATTATTGAAAATGTTTTTGACATCAACCATGTTACTGTTGTTGAAGGTGGTGTACCAGTTGCTCAGGAGTTATTAGCACAACGTTGGGACTATATTTTTTTTACAGGTAGTGTTCCTGTTGGAAAAATTGTTGCTAAAGCAGCTGCTGAGCACTTAACTCCCGTAACATTAGAACTGGGAGGTAAAAGCCCATGTATTGTTGATGACACAGCTAATATTAAATTAGCCGCTAAACGAATTGTATGGGGTAAATTTATTAACGGAGGACAAACGTGTATTGCTCCAGATTATTTATTAATTCATAAAACTGTTAAAGATAGTTTTGTTCGTTATTTTAAAGAAGAAATATCAAAAGCTTATGGTGATAATCCTAGTGAATCTCTAGATTACCCTCGTATTGTAAATGCTCGAAATTTTGATCGTTTAGCTAAAATGTTAACCAATGAAAAGGTATTAATTGGTGGTAAAACCAATAAAGATAGCAACTATATTTCACCTACCTTGTTAGATGAACCTAGCTTAGATAGTGAGTGTATGAAAGGTGAAATTTTTGGACCTATTTTTCCAGTTATTTCTTATGAAAATGAAAATGATATTGAAAAAATCACTTCTAATTATGACAAACCTTTAGCATTATATGTATTTACTAATCGTAATTCTTTTGCTAAAAAAATTATAAAACGTTATTCATTTGGAGGAGGTACTGTAAATGATACTACTGTACATTTTGCAAATAACAGATTACCTTTTGGTGGAGTTGGTGAAAGTGGAATTGGAGGCTACCACGGAAAACAAACATTTGACACTTTCTCTCATAAAAAAGGAATAGTAACAAGAGGCACATGGTTAGATATTCCTACTCGATATGCTCCATATAAAGGAAAATTAAAACAACTTAAAGCTTTAATGAAACTTGGATAA
- the mraY gene encoding phospho-N-acetylmuramoyl-pentapeptide-transferase: protein MLYYIFQYLENEFNLTGASVFQFITFRAASAFILSLLISMIFGKKIINFLRRQQVGETVRDLGLDGQAQKSGTPTMGGIIIILATLIPVLLLAKLENIYIIILLITTLWMGVIGFTDDYIKVFKKDKGGLKGKFKVLGQVGLGVIVGAMLYFHPDVTIKEQLPLAEQTIQENGKKKVFGDAHKSTKTTVPFLKDNELDYAKALSFLGDGYRKYGWVVFIFVVVFIVTGISNGANLTDGIDGLAAGTSAIMVIALAIFAWVSGNIIFADYLDVMYIPKSGEMTVFIFAFAGALIGFLWYNTFPAQVFMGDTGSLTIGGIIAVIAIAIRKELLLPILAGVFVIENLSVILQVSYFKYTKKKFGEGRRIFKMSPIHHHYQKSGFHESKIVTRFWIVGILLAVFAMVTLKLR from the coding sequence ATGCTGTATTATATTTTTCAATATTTAGAAAATGAATTTAATTTAACTGGAGCAAGTGTGTTTCAGTTTATAACATTTCGTGCAGCATCTGCATTTATTTTGTCGTTATTGATATCTATGATTTTTGGAAAAAAAATCATAAACTTTTTAAGGAGACAACAAGTAGGAGAAACTGTTCGTGATTTAGGGTTAGATGGGCAAGCTCAAAAATCTGGTACTCCAACTATGGGAGGAATCATCATTATTTTGGCAACTTTAATACCAGTATTGTTGTTAGCAAAGCTTGAAAATATTTATATCATAATATTATTGATAACCACATTATGGATGGGGGTTATTGGTTTTACTGATGATTATATAAAAGTATTCAAAAAAGATAAAGGAGGATTAAAAGGTAAGTTTAAAGTTTTAGGTCAAGTAGGTTTGGGTGTAATTGTAGGAGCGATGCTTTATTTTCATCCAGATGTAACAATAAAAGAACAATTGCCTCTAGCAGAACAAACTATTCAGGAAAATGGAAAAAAGAAAGTTTTTGGAGATGCGCATAAATCTACAAAAACAACAGTTCCTTTTTTGAAAGATAATGAATTGGATTATGCAAAAGCATTAAGTTTTTTAGGAGACGGTTATAGGAAATATGGTTGGGTAGTGTTCATTTTTGTTGTAGTTTTTATTGTAACAGGAATATCTAATGGAGCTAATTTAACAGACGGAATAGATGGGTTAGCGGCAGGTACGTCGGCAATAATGGTTATTGCGTTGGCAATTTTTGCATGGGTATCTGGAAATATAATTTTTGCAGATTATTTAGATGTAATGTACATACCAAAGTCAGGGGAAATGACTGTTTTTATATTTGCTTTTGCAGGAGCTTTGATAGGCTTTTTATGGTATAATACCTTTCCAGCTCAGGTTTTTATGGGAGATACAGGTAGTTTAACTATTGGAGGTATCATAGCTGTAATTGCTATTGCTATTCGAAAAGAATTATTGTTGCCTATTTTGGCTGGGGTTTTTGTAATTGAGAATTTATCAGTGATTTTACAAGTGTCTTATTTTAAATACACAAAGAAGAAATTTGGTGAAGGTAGACGAATTTTTAAAATGTCACCTATCCATCATCATTATCAAAAAAGCGGGTTTCACGAAAGTAAGATTGTTACCAGATTTTGGATTGTAGGTATTTTATTGGCAGTATTTGCTATGGTAACCCTAAAGTTGAGATAA
- the yihA gene encoding ribosome biogenesis GTP-binding protein YihA/YsxC produces the protein MKIKSADFIMSNSNVTKAPKDRLPEYAFIGRSNVGKSSLINMLMERKDLAKISGKPGKTQLINHFKINDEWFLVDLPGYGYAKVSKKKRTIFQYFIENYFKEREQLVCTFVLIDSRHDPQKIDLEFMQFLGQNQIPFCIVFTKADKLGSSKLNKQITSYKKKLLNTWETLPNSFITSSSTGLGRDEFLSFIEQVNHDVAKDFK, from the coding sequence ATGAAAATCAAATCAGCTGATTTTATAATGAGTAACTCTAATGTTACTAAAGCCCCAAAAGATCGACTTCCTGAGTATGCATTCATTGGCCGATCTAATGTAGGTAAATCTTCATTAATCAACATGTTAATGGAGCGTAAAGATTTAGCTAAAATATCTGGAAAACCTGGAAAAACTCAACTTATTAATCATTTTAAAATTAATGACGAGTGGTTTTTAGTGGATTTACCTGGATACGGTTATGCCAAAGTTTCTAAAAAGAAAAGAACAATCTTTCAATATTTTATTGAAAATTATTTTAAAGAAAGAGAACAACTAGTATGCACCTTTGTTTTAATTGATAGCCGCCATGATCCTCAAAAGATCGATTTAGAATTTATGCAATTCCTTGGCCAAAATCAAATTCCTTTTTGTATCGTTTTTACTAAAGCAGATAAATTAGGAAGTTCAAAACTAAACAAGCAAATTACGTCTTATAAAAAGAAGCTTTTAAACACATGGGAAACACTTCCTAATTCATTTATAACTTCATCTTCAACTGGACTTGGACGTGATGAGTTTTTAAGTTTTATTGAACAGGTAAACCATGATGTAGCTAAGGATTTTAAATAA
- a CDS encoding nitroreductase family protein, with amino-acid sequence MTQQKTVSEAINYRRSVRIYDENKTIDSSIVKKCIEQASLAPTSSNMQLWEFYHITSKEVITKIAPLCFNQNAAKTAQELVVFVVRKDLWRKRAKANLDFMDEAFGKNTPKSKQSSREKVARNYYGKLIPFVYFDFFGILGIFKYLLTLITGLFKPIYREVKNSDMRIVAHKTCGLAAQTFMLSMASEGYDTCPMEGSDTWRIKRVLGLPVSAEINMIVSCGIRKPEGVYGKRFRIPFDEVYKKI; translated from the coding sequence ATGACACAACAAAAAACAGTATCAGAAGCTATTAATTATCGCCGTTCTGTAAGAATATATGATGAAAACAAAACAATTGATTCTTCTATTGTAAAAAAATGTATAGAACAAGCTAGCTTAGCTCCTACTAGCAGTAACATGCAACTATGGGAGTTTTATCATATAACCTCTAAAGAGGTTATTACAAAAATAGCTCCATTGTGTTTTAATCAAAACGCCGCAAAAACAGCACAAGAATTAGTTGTTTTTGTAGTTAGAAAAGATTTATGGAGGAAACGCGCAAAAGCTAATTTAGATTTTATGGATGAAGCCTTTGGGAAAAACACTCCAAAATCCAAACAAAGTAGTAGAGAAAAAGTAGCAAGAAACTATTATGGAAAACTCATTCCATTTGTATATTTTGATTTCTTCGGAATTTTAGGCATATTTAAATACCTGTTAACTTTAATTACAGGACTATTTAAACCAATATATCGTGAAGTTAAAAACAGCGACATGCGAATTGTTGCTCATAAAACTTGTGGTTTAGCTGCTCAAACTTTTATGTTATCAATGGCTTCAGAAGGGTATGATACTTGCCCTATGGAAGGTTCAGATACTTGGCGTATAAAACGTGTTTTAGGCCTACCAGTTAGTGCAGAAATCAACATGATTGTTTCTTGTGGTATTAGAAAACCTGAAGGAGTTTATGGAAAACGCTTTAGAATACCTTTTGACGAAGTTTATAAAAAAATTTAA
- a CDS encoding UDP-N-acetylmuramoyl-L-alanyl-D-glutamate--2,6-diaminopimelate ligase: MKRLKDILYKVSVNSIFGSTDVGINEVIFDSRKVGDKDLFVAQRGVSVDGHLFIDKAILSGASVIVCEKTPEAKDERVTYVEVDNSSSALAIISANFYENPSKKLKLIGVTGTNGKTTIATLLCQLFKKTEFKVGLLSTVKVVVNAKEYKATHTTPDSVMINRYLAEMVEEGVEYCFMEVSSHGIHQKRTEGLEFVGGVFTNLSHDHLDYHETFAEYRDVKKEFFDSLPKTSFALVNIDDKNGQIMLQNCKANKQTYALKTLADFKAKVLEKSFSGSLLTVNGVEVWTKLIGVFNAYNLLAIYGVANLLGLEKIEILRLLSDLESVSGRFQYTVSDDRVTGIVDYAHTPDALRNVLQTVNDIRTGNEQVITVVGCGGDRDKTKRPKMAHIASQLSNQVVFTSDNPRTEDPQVIIDEMEVGVAAENYKKTLSVLDRRQAIKTACKLSKPGDIILIAGKGHENYQEINGERSHFDDLEEVINCFNQLKKS; this comes from the coding sequence TTGAAAAGGTTAAAAGACATATTGTATAAGGTATCTGTAAATTCTATTTTCGGAAGTACAGATGTGGGGATTAATGAAGTTATTTTTGATAGTAGAAAGGTTGGTGATAAAGATCTTTTTGTTGCTCAAAGAGGAGTGTCTGTTGATGGGCATTTGTTTATAGATAAAGCTATTTTATCTGGGGCTTCTGTTATTGTTTGTGAGAAAACTCCAGAAGCTAAAGATGAGAGAGTGACTTATGTTGAGGTAGATAATTCAAGTAGTGCTTTGGCTATTATTTCAGCTAATTTTTATGAAAATCCTTCGAAGAAATTAAAATTAATAGGGGTAACTGGTACAAATGGTAAAACAACTATTGCTACACTTTTGTGTCAGTTATTTAAGAAGACTGAATTTAAAGTAGGTTTATTATCTACCGTAAAAGTTGTAGTTAATGCTAAAGAGTATAAAGCAACACATACCACTCCAGATTCGGTTATGATTAATAGATATTTAGCTGAAATGGTGGAAGAAGGTGTTGAGTATTGTTTTATGGAAGTGAGTTCGCATGGAATTCATCAAAAAAGAACAGAAGGGTTAGAGTTTGTTGGTGGGGTGTTTACAAATCTATCTCACGATCATTTAGACTATCATGAAACGTTTGCTGAGTATAGGGATGTTAAAAAAGAGTTTTTTGATTCATTACCTAAGACGTCATTTGCTTTGGTGAATATTGATGATAAAAACGGACAGATAATGCTGCAAAACTGTAAAGCTAATAAGCAAACATATGCATTAAAAACATTAGCTGATTTTAAAGCTAAGGTTTTAGAGAAAAGTTTTTCAGGAAGTTTGTTAACTGTAAATGGAGTAGAAGTTTGGACAAAGTTAATAGGTGTTTTCAATGCGTATAATTTGTTGGCAATATATGGTGTGGCAAATTTATTAGGCTTGGAGAAAATTGAAATATTAAGATTGTTGAGTGATTTGGAGAGTGTTAGTGGTCGTTTTCAGTACACTGTATCAGATGATAGAGTAACTGGGATTGTTGATTATGCACACACGCCAGATGCTTTAAGAAATGTTTTACAGACGGTAAATGATATAAGAACAGGGAATGAACAAGTAATAACTGTTGTTGGTTGTGGTGGAGATAGAGATAAAACTAAAAGGCCAAAAATGGCTCATATAGCATCTCAATTAAGTAATCAGGTAGTATTTACTTCAGATAATCCAAGAACTGAAGATCCGCAAGTAATAATTGATGAGATGGAAGTAGGAGTGGCTGCTGAAAATTACAAAAAAACATTGTCAGTTTTAGATCGACGGCAGGCTATAAAAACGGCATGTAAGTTGTCTAAGCCTGGTGATATAATTTTAATAGCAGGAAAAGGGCATGAAAATTATCAAGAGATAAATGGTGAAAGAAGTCATTTTGATGATTTAGAAGAAGTGATAAATTGTTTTAATCAATTAAAAAAATCATAA